A single genomic interval of Metasolibacillus fluoroglycofenilyticus harbors:
- a CDS encoding MerR family transcriptional regulator, protein MLIKQFAAKYYLSQDTIRYYEKEGLLSPKRLENGYRFYDASCERNIKFIQVMKKIGFSLQEIKLLLILDGQPMSEECNQASSNLFVNKINAVERQLAFFTIALQALKMAEGLVQEGKYESNKQKVNETIEQMYRELGEGKRNDDFT, encoded by the coding sequence GTGTTAATAAAACAATTTGCAGCAAAATATTATCTATCACAAGATACGATTCGCTATTATGAAAAGGAAGGTTTATTAAGCCCGAAGCGCTTAGAAAATGGCTATCGCTTTTATGATGCATCATGCGAAAGAAATATTAAATTCATTCAGGTGATGAAAAAAATAGGCTTTTCCTTACAGGAAATCAAGCTATTGCTCATTTTAGATGGGCAGCCGATGAGTGAGGAGTGCAATCAAGCGTCCTCTAATTTATTTGTAAATAAAATAAATGCTGTGGAAAGACAGCTTGCATTTTTTACAATTGCCTTGCAAGCATTAAAAATGGCAGAAGGCTTAGTGCAAGAAGGAAAATATGAATCAAATAAACAAAAAGTGAATGAGACAATCGAACAAATGTATCGAGAATTAGGGGAGGGCAAAAGGAACGATGACTTTACGTAG
- a CDS encoding universal stress protein gives MYQHIVLAADGSANALRAAKEAVKIARLSANTVVNIVYVASFDNARAEHLHSASSESLLLERRRKVATVEQLLKEHHISYKVTILKGEPAPKIIQYANDNQVDLVIIGSRGLNGLQEMVLGSVSHKVMKRVNCPALIVK, from the coding sequence ATGTATCAGCACATCGTTTTAGCAGCAGACGGCTCGGCTAATGCGTTACGGGCAGCGAAGGAAGCTGTAAAAATTGCGCGACTCTCAGCAAACACAGTTGTTAATATCGTCTATGTCGCAAGCTTTGACAATGCAAGGGCTGAGCATTTACACAGCGCATCGTCCGAAAGCCTTTTATTGGAACGCCGCCGTAAAGTAGCAACAGTTGAACAGCTATTGAAGGAACATCATATTTCTTATAAGGTAACCATTTTAAAAGGAGAGCCCGCACCTAAGATTATTCAATATGCGAACGACAATCAAGTTGACCTTGTTATTATCGGTAGTCGTGGTTTAAATGGCTTACAGGAGATGGTACTAGGCAGCGTTAGCCATAAAGTAATGAAACGTGTCAACTGCCCTGCATTAATTGTAAAATAG
- a CDS encoding DUF4260 domain-containing protein encodes MTLRSLIKWEYGINFLLLLAIYIYLDFSVLWFFLCLLVPDICALGYVMNERIGAILYNVGHSFILPSTLLTIALLTSFSFLLPIALIWLAHIFMDRALGYGLKYTTGFKDTHIQRIL; translated from the coding sequence ATGACTTTACGTAGCTTAATAAAGTGGGAGTATGGAATCAATTTTTTACTGCTACTCGCAATTTATATTTATCTCGATTTTTCTGTGCTATGGTTTTTCCTCTGTTTGCTTGTGCCCGATATATGCGCTTTAGGCTATGTCATGAATGAGAGAATCGGTGCAATCCTATACAATGTTGGACATAGCTTTATATTGCCCTCTACTTTATTGACGATAGCGCTACTAACAAGCTTCTCATTTTTGCTCCCAATCGCACTGATTTGGCTAGCGCATATTTTCATGGATCGCGCTTTAGGCTATGGCTTGAAATATACGACAGGATTTAAGGACACACATATACAAAGAATTTTATGA